One window from the genome of Xenorhabdus bovienii SS-2004 encodes:
- the arsH gene encoding arsenical resistance protein ArsH, with translation MTNILPNLAHALPDIISLDLLDKQQDFSHKARILLLYGSNRTPSFSRLLVQEAALLLNSLGAETRIFDPFYLPLPDTTADSHNKVVELQQLMQWSEGQVWCSPEHHGSISAVFKSQLDWVTLETNLSCPTQGKTLAVLQVNGGGQSFNVVNQLRTIGRYMRMFTIPNHLSVSQAFLEFEETGRMRTSSYYDRLIDVMEELLKFTLTLRDKRQYFLDRYSERHK, from the coding sequence ATGACAAATATTTTACCAAATTTGGCTCATGCGTTACCAGATATCATTTCCTTAGATCTATTGGATAAACAGCAAGATTTTTCACATAAAGCCCGCATTTTACTTTTATATGGTTCTAACAGAACACCTTCTTTTAGTCGTTTACTCGTTCAAGAAGCAGCTCTTTTACTGAATTCTCTGGGAGCTGAAACAAGAATCTTTGATCCCTTTTACCTCCCCTTACCAGATACTACTGCTGACTCCCATAATAAAGTCGTTGAATTACAACAATTAATGCAATGGTCAGAGGGGCAAGTCTGGTGCTCTCCAGAACATCATGGTTCCATTAGCGCAGTATTCAAATCACAATTAGACTGGGTCACACTAGAGACAAATCTTTCATGTCCTACACAAGGTAAGACATTAGCAGTACTGCAAGTCAATGGAGGGGGGCAATCTTTTAACGTTGTTAATCAATTACGAACAATAGGCAGATATATGCGTATGTTCACTATCCCTAACCATTTATCTGTATCTCAAGCTTTTCTTGAATTTGAAGAGACAGGTCGTATGAGAACATCATCTTATTACGATAGACTTATAGATGTTATGGAAGAGTTACTAAAATTTACTCTAACATTACGCGACAAACGTCAATATTTTTTAGATAGATATTCAGAACGCCATAAATAA